A single genomic interval of Coccidioides posadasii str. Silveira chromosome 1, complete sequence harbors:
- the RFC4 gene encoding replication factor C subunit 4 (EggNog:ENOG410PFZH~COG:L~BUSCO:8497at33183), with amino-acid sequence MVQAESSNAAVKHALRANAAGAPPDYELPWVEKYRPVFLDDVVGNTETIERLKIIARDGNMPHVIISGMPGIGKTTSILCLARQMLGDVYKEAVLELNASDERGIDVVRNRIKGFAQKKVTLPPGKHKLVILDEADSMTSGAQQALRRTMEIYSATTRFAFACNQSNKIIEPLQSRCAILRYSRLTDAQIVKRLMQICEAEDVKHSDDGIAALVFSAEGDMRQAINNLQSTWAGFGFVSGDNVFRVVDSPHPVKVQAMIKACYEGKVDSALDTLTELWDLGYSSHDIISTMFRVTKTIPSLPEHSKLEFIKEIGFTHMRILEGLQTFVQLSGCVAKLCKINMKPELFKPPRP; translated from the exons ATGGTTCAGGCGGAATCATCCAATGCAGCAGTAAAACATGCCCTGCGCGCAAATGCGGCTGGCGCGCCCCCAGACTATGAGCTACCCTG GGTCGAAAAGTACAGACCTGTATTCCTCGATGACGTTGTCGGAAATACGGAGACGATAGAGAGGCTAAAAATAATTGCCCGCGATGGAAATATGCCTCACGTTATCATTTCCGGCATGCCGGGAATCGGAAAGACGACATCCATCTTATGTTTAGCAAGGCAGATGCTGGGAGATGTGTACAAAGAGGCTGTGTTAGAGCTGAATGCTAGTGACGAAAGAG GCATTGACGTGGTGAGAAATCGGATAAAAGGGTTTGCACAGAAGAAGGTCACATTACCACCAGGAAAGCATAAGCTTGTTATCCTTGACGAGGCCGATAG TATGACCTCTGGTGCCCAACAAGCCCTCCGTCGCACAATGGAAATATACTCTGCTACTACTCGATTTGCCTTTGCATGCAACCAGTCTAACAAGATTATTGAGCCACTACAGTCGCGTTGTGCAATTTTACGCTATTCTCGTTTAACGGATGCCCAGATCGTCAAGAGATTAATGCAAATATGCGAAGCGGAGGATGTGAAGCATTCCGATGATGGGATTGCGGCGCTGGTATTTAGCGCGGAGGGCGACATGCGTCAAGCAATCAACAATCTCCAGAGCACCTGGGCTGGTTTTGGTTTTGTGAGCGGCGATAATGTCTTCCGTGTGGTCGATAGTCCTCATCCAGTTAAGGTCCAAGCAATGATCAAAGCGTGCTATGAGGGTAAGGTCGATTCCGCGTTGGATACATTGACAGAATTATG GGATCTGGGATACTCCTCGCATGATATTATTTCAACGATGTTCCGAGTCACCAAAACGATTCCTTCTTTGCCAGAACATTCAAAACTCGAGTTCATCAAAGAGATCGGGTTTACGCATATGCGCATTCTAGAAGGACTACAGACTTTCGTACAGCTGAGCGGCTGCGTAGCAAAATTGTGCAAAATCAACATGAAACCGGAGCTTTTTAAACCACCAAGGCCTTAA
- a CDS encoding uncharacterized protein (SECRETED:SignalP(1-21)~EggNog:ENOG410PHJJ~COG:S), with amino-acid sequence MLSPNWFYALLPVLVNKGAWAVDASWHAPSSTEINDLDKVLNASGVYGFIFNSSHTPDKDYGQYNWCNMPHVRRREYTKPPKDYELQYVEVIHRHHKRTPYQSNTFPEESYPWNCDDEGLYFYGQPMKGKQSAEPYWKGYQNPVTPFSAPGFKGTCTFPQISKGGLDDSWQHGHDLYTVYHDLLKFLPRKLDLDRVSFRVTTNVITSQVAGMLINGMYGISGHVPLNVESESIDSLEPSYSCPKASDLFSEAKSQPNTTWAEHLSRTKDLFSSLDSVSGVPPSDSGWHQSFDHYFDNLSARLCHAKPLPCSVNDTSKCISQSQADTVFRLGQFEYSYIYRDAPTSLAASTASMGVWIAELAQHLRDQISGHDGKMVYRHNIAHDGSISRVLSIMQIDKMVWPGMGAEIVFELYAKRTGLNKPKKEHFVRVLFGGRVMHSSNPDLGKMDMIPVSQLLEYFDGLVGKRANLVPGLCKK; translated from the exons ATGCTCTCCCCCAATTGGTTCTATGCCTTGCTCCCTGTCCTTGTGAATAAGGGCGCGTGGGCGGTGGATGCCTCGTGGCATGCGCCCAGCTCCACCGAAATTAATGACCTTGACAAAGTCCTTAATGCTTCTGGAGTTTATGGCTTTATTTTCAATTCTTCGCATACTCCAGACAAGGACTATGGCCAGTACAATTGGTGTAATATGCCGCATGTGCGCCGACGAGAGTACACGAAGCCCCCCAAAGATTATGAATTGCAATACGTGGAAGTG ATTCACCGTCACCACAAGCGTACTCCTTACCAGTCAAACACGTTCCCCGAGGAATCATATCCCTGGAATTGTGACGACGAAGGTTTGTACTTCTACGGACAACCGATGAAAGGCAAGCAAAGCGCCGAACCGTACTGGAAAGGATACCAGAATCCGGTGACCCCATTCTCTGCCCCCGGTTTTAAGGGCACATGCACGTTTCCGCAGATTAGTAAAGGAGGGCTGGACGACTCGTGGCAGCATGGTCACGACCTGTACACTGTGTACCATGATCTTTTGAAGTTTCTTCCCAGAAAACTTGACTTGGATAGAGTATCTTTTCGGGTGACGACAAACGTCATTACGAGCCAGGTTGCTGGAATGCTAATCAACGGGATGTATGGGATATCAGGCCATGTGCCTCTCAACGTTGAG TCTGAATCAATTGACTCCCTTGAGCCTTCTTACTCATGCCCTAAAGCCTCAGACCTTTTCTCCGAGGCCAAAAGCCAGCCAAACACTACGTGGGCTGAACATCTCTCTCGGACCAAGGACCTCTTTTCCTCGCTGGATTCCGTTTCGGGTGTTCCTCCTTCTGATTCGGGTTGGCACCAGAGTTTTGATCACTACTTTGACAATTTATCCGCACGTCTTTGTCATGCGAAGCCTCTCCCTTGTTCCGTCAACGATACGTCAAAATGCATCTCTCAATCGCAAGCGGATACGGTCTTCCGCCTGGGCCAGTTTGAATATTCCTATATCTATCGTGATGCACCCACCTCCCTGGCGGCTAGCACTGCCAGCATGGGCGTCTGGATTGCCGAGTTAGCACAACATCTACGTGATCAGATCTCCGGACACGATGGCAAGATGGTTTATAGACATAATATTGCTCATGATGGCAGCATATCGCGCGTTCTCTCCATCATGCAAATCGACAAGATGGTTTGGCCAGGAATGGGGGCTGAAATAGTATTCGAACTGTACGCGAAAAGGACTGGCTTAAACAAGCCGAAAAAGGAGCATTTTGTGCGCGTTCTGTTCGGTGGACGAGTAATGCACAGTTCGAATCCGGACTTGGGCAAGATGGACATGATTCCTGTTTCCCAACTGCTGGAGTATTTTGATGGCCTAGTTGGGAAGAGGGCGAATTTGGTTCCTGGCTTGTGCAAAAAATAG
- a CDS encoding uncharacterized protein (CAZy:CE4~EggNog:ENOG41COG0726~COG:G) has translation MGKKRVLVGYGVDIDAVAGWLGSYGGEDSSNDISRGIWAGTIGTRRLLKLFEKYNIKATWFIPGHTLESFPEECSMVRDAGHEIGLHGYSHENPTDMTLEQQREVLTKTYRLITDFCGKPPRGTVAPWWETSKEGAELLLEYGIEYDHSMSHHDCQMYWLPAEAKWTNIDYTKKAEEWMKPLSIGSPTGLVEIPGNWYLDDLPPMMFIKNAPNSHGWVNPRDVEDIWKDHFDYFYREYDEFIFPMTIHPDVSGRPHVLLMHERLIEYINKHDGVEWVTFEQMADDFKSKNTPPAGALMPRSPKDVLQRMSGS, from the exons ATGGGAAAGAAGCGGGTTCTCGTTGGTTATGGTGTCGATATAGACGCCGTTGCCGGCTGGCTAGGCTCATATGGCGGTGAAGATAGCAGCAACGACATAAGTCGAG GTATCTGGGCAGGCACCATTGGAACGCGTAGACTGCTCAAACTCTTTGAGAAGTACAATATCAAGGCAACATGGTTCATTCCCGGCCACACGCTTGAATCATTCCCCGAGGAATGCTCCATGGTGCGTGATGCAGGCCACGAGATTGGGCTGCATGGCTACTCCCATGAGAACCCCACGGATATGACGCTCGAGCAGCAGCGAGAGGTGCTTACCAAGACATATCGTCTCATCACAGATTTCTGCGGTAAACCACCACGAGGTACTGTTGCTCCGTGGTGGGAAACGAGCAAGGAGGGCGCGGAGCTGCTTTTAGAGTATGGGATTGAGTATGACCATTCAATGTCGCATCATGATTGTCAGATGTATTGGCTTCCTGCGGAGGCCAAGTGGACCAACATTGATTACACAAAGAAAGCGGAGGAGTGGATGAAGCCGCTCAGTATAGGATCGCCGACGGGCTTAGTAGAGATACCGGGAAATTGGTATCTGGATGATTTGCCGCCCATGATGTTTATAAAGAATGCACCGAATAGCCATGGATGGGTAAACCCAAGGGATGTGGAAGATATTTGGAAG GACCATTTTGACTACTTTTATCGGGAGTATGATGAATTTATCTTTCCAATGACAATCCATCCGGATGTTTCCGGGCGCCCTCATGTATTGCTTATGCATGAACG ATTAATTGAATATATTAACAAGCATGATGGTGTTGAGTGGGTGACATTTGAGCAAATGGCAGATGATTTTAAAAGTAAGAACACCCCTCCTGCAGGAGCCTTGATGCCGAGGTCGCCCAAGGATGTGCTGCAGAGGATGTCAGGATCCTGA
- a CDS encoding uncharacterized protein (EggNog:ENOG410PFMP~COG:I,J,T), giving the protein MTQTNISPWQNIVARKREARNKALKPFLTDNLNHRGEWVVSVAERSQTGSEKTQIITDISSIEVLHQQLEKGVFTAEDVVLAYIKRATIAHQMTNAITEVLFEDALKQAQELDKTFAETGRLQGPLHGIPISLKDQFNVKGHDTTLGYVGRSFAPAKEDAVLVQILKDMGAIPFVKTNLPQSIMWCETENPLFGLTLHPMDPELTPGGSTGGEAALLALHGSVLGFGTDIGGSIRIPQNMVGLYGFKPSSSRLPYYGVPVSTEGQEHIPSAVGPMARDLSTIIHISRLLAQSQPWKLDPRCAPLPWRDDMFLELQSRPMVIGLIVDDGVVRVHPHIRRHLLRLADKLRALGHEIVEWDTEGHDECIAIMDAYYTVDGGEDIKRDVAIAGEPYVPHVEALINRGKPISVYDYWQLNRKKFAAQKRYLDKWKKTASPSGKPVDILLAPTMPHTAVPHRCCRWVGYTKVWNFLDYPALTFPVGKVDADLDILPSKLYKPRNDLDAWNWALYDPIKMVGYPVNLQIIGQKLEEEKVLGAAVVINKVLRIQRSDRVQEN; this is encoded by the exons ATGACTCAGACAAATATTTCCCCTTGGCAAAACATTGTTGCCCGAAAGAGGGAAGCCAGGAATAAGGCGCTCAAGCCTTTCCTTACAGATAATTTGAACCACAGAGGAGAGTGGGTGGTGTCCGTAGCTGAAAGATCGCAAACCGGCTCGGAGAAGACCCAGATTATCACGGACATCAGCAGCATtgaagtcctccatcagcaACTGGAGAAGGGAGTTTTCACGGCGGAAGATGTTGTCCTAGCTTATATCAAGAG GGCAACAATTGCCCATCAAATG ACCAATGCCATCACCGAAGTGCTGTTTGAGGATGCGCTCAAGCAAGCCCAGGAGCTTGATAAGACGTTCGCGGAGACGGGAAGGCTCCAGGGCCCACTGCATGGGATTCCTATCTCACTTAAGGACCAATTCAACGTGAAAGGTCATGACACCACTTTAGGATACGTTGGTCGTTCGTTCGCACCCGCGAAGGAAGACGCAGTGCTGGTCCAGATTCTGAAGGATATGGGTGCGATCCCGTTTGTAAAGACGAATTTGCCGCAGAGTATTATG TGGTGCGAGACGGAGAATCCTCTCTTCGGGCTCACGCTCCATCCGATGGACCCGGAACTCACACCCGGCGGATCGACAGGAGGGGAAGCTGCCCTACTTGCACTGCATGGTTCCGTACTCGGATTTGGCACAGATATCGGTGGCAGCATAAGAATCCCTCAAAATATGGTTGGCCTTTATGGATTTAAGCCGAGT AGCTCCCGATTGCCTTATTATGGCGTTCCTGTCTCTACAGAGGGCCAGGAGCATATCCCTTCCGCTGTTGGGCCGATGGCACGAGATTTGTCCACCATCATTCATATCAGCCGCCTTCTTGCCCAATCCCAGCCTTGGAAATTAGATCCAAGGTGTGCCCCCTTGCCTTGGAGAGACGATATGTTTTTGGAACTCCAATCTCGGCCAATGGTGATCGGCCTCATCGTCGATGACGGTGTCGTGAGAGTCCATCCGCATATAAGGCGACATTTACTCCGACTAGCAGACAAACTAAGGGCTTTAGGACACGAGATTGTGGAATGGGATACCGAAGGGCATGATGAATGCATCGCTATTATGGACGCATACTATACCGTTGATGGGGGCGAAGACATAAAGCGTGACGTGGCCATTGCTGGCGAACCGTATGTCCCTCACGTCGAAGCTCTCATAAACAGGGGCAAACCCATCTCCGTGTACGACTACTGGCAATTAAACCGGAAGAAATTTGCTGCTCAAAAGAGGTATCTGGATAAATGGAAAAAGACAGCATCTCCGTCAGGCAAGCCTGTCGACATTCTTCTCGCTCCAACCATGCCACATACAGCCGTACCCCATCGATGCTGCCGTTGGGTCGGCTATACGAAAGTTTGGAATTTTCTTGATTATCCTGCACTTACATTCCCAGTTGGTAAGGTCGACGCGGATCTCGATATCCTTCCATCTAAGCTGTATAAACCACGCAATGATTTAGATGCTTGGAACTGGGCTCTCTACGATCCAATCAAGATGGTAGGATACCCCGTTAACCTTCAGATTATAGGGCAGAAACTGGAAGAGGAGAAAGTTTTGGGTGCTGCAGTTGTGATAAATAAGGTTTTACGCATTCAAAGGAGTGATCGAGTTCAAGAGAATTGA